A genomic segment from Thermodesulfobacteriota bacterium encodes:
- a CDS encoding periplasmic heavy metal sensor, whose translation MKKLVTYLLILGLGLSTAIGAYAGEGYKHKGWLDQETLDKLPPEKKELVVNALDKAREESMTQKDDIKAAMENVKTILTAPEFDAAAYKKATEELQTLMAQRFTIFSDAIAEVAPQLTQEERQILADAIKAKYKHHGKRMYDKSGAKQQLKDSVEQMKKNQPQPPAEPTENQ comes from the coding sequence ATGAAGAAATTAGTCACATATCTCTTGATTTTAGGACTCGGACTCTCTACCGCGATAGGCGCTTACGCCGGCGAAGGCTACAAGCACAAGGGCTGGCTCGACCAGGAAACCCTGGACAAGCTCCCGCCTGAAAAGAAAGAGCTCGTCGTGAACGCCCTCGACAAGGCCAGGGAAGAGAGCATGACCCAGAAAGACGACATCAAGGCCGCAATGGAGAACGTTAAAACGATTCTCACCGCGCCCGAGTTCGACGCAGCCGCCTACAAAAAAGCGACCGAAGAGCTCCAGACGCTGATGGCCCAGCGCTTCACGATTTTCTCCGACGCCATAGCCGAAGTCGCCCCTCAGCTCACGCAAGAGGAGAGGCAGATTCTCGCCGACGCGATAAAGGCCAAGTACAAGCATCACGGCAAGCGCATGTACGACAAGTCCGGCGCGAAGCAGCAGCTTAAGGATTCCGTCGAGCAGATGAAGAAGAATCAGCCTCAGCCGCCGGCCGAGCCGACAGAGAATCAGTAA
- a CDS encoding sigma-70 family RNA polymerase sigma factor: MNNRFSVLSRPFRWYPVTGDKEDPEAGLTMSSEIKGLTDEELMTGVRGGNKACFSELVARHTPRFYRLAYRMTSNREEAEDIVQESFLTVWTKPASWDEDRKAKFTTWFYRIIANACIDRKRKPAPLPLEDGYDPPAPGGTAEDMVEMKRTKEELDAHVSSLPDSQRLALALCFYEGVTNREAADIMGISVKALESLLMRAKGSLRTKLGIYRHKEARHG, encoded by the coding sequence ATGAACAACCGGTTCTCCGTTCTCAGCCGCCCGTTCCGGTGGTATCCTGTAACGGGTGACAAGGAAGACCCGGAAGCCGGACTCACCATGAGCAGTGAGATCAAGGGGCTGACCGACGAAGAGCTCATGACGGGGGTACGGGGAGGTAACAAGGCCTGTTTCTCCGAGCTCGTCGCGCGGCACACGCCCAGGTTCTACAGACTCGCTTACAGGATGACGTCTAACAGGGAAGAGGCGGAGGACATCGTGCAGGAATCTTTCCTCACCGTCTGGACGAAACCAGCGAGCTGGGACGAAGACAGAAAAGCGAAATTCACCACGTGGTTTTACAGGATAATCGCGAACGCGTGTATCGACAGGAAGAGGAAGCCCGCGCCCCTTCCGCTCGAAGACGGCTACGACCCGCCCGCGCCGGGCGGCACGGCCGAAGATATGGTCGAGATGAAACGGACGAAGGAAGAACTCGACGCCCACGTGTCGTCCCTTCCCGATTCCCAGCGTCTCGCCCTCGCCCTCTGTTTTTACGAAGGCGTGACGAACAGGGAGGCCGCCGACATCATGGGCATAAGCGTGAAGGCGCTCGAATCGCTTCTCATGCGCGCCAAGGGCTCGCTCAGGACGAAACTGGGAATTTACCGGCACAAAGAGGCACGTCATGGATAA
- a CDS encoding periplasmic heavy metal sensor, which produces MSKAIKIIFAASIILNILLAGVVIGAYSHGFRAKFSMRHDIDEALKDFPPDKRALVTGAMESLRENTKETKKEIRERRREVLEILSAPEFDPALYDKKVAELHALMNRLGNEFADTARDLALELDQDERKALAEVIMKRRGGKHVYKERRDDPPGKPGPGPADSEDE; this is translated from the coding sequence ATGAGTAAGGCCATCAAGATAATCTTCGCCGCTTCCATCATACTCAACATACTCCTCGCCGGCGTGGTCATAGGCGCGTACTCCCACGGGTTCAGGGCGAAGTTTTCCATGCGGCACGACATCGACGAGGCCCTGAAGGACTTCCCCCCCGACAAGCGCGCCCTCGTGACAGGGGCTATGGAATCCCTCCGCGAGAACACAAAAGAGACGAAGAAGGAAATACGGGAGAGGCGAAGGGAGGTCCTCGAGATTCTCTCTGCGCCCGAGTTCGACCCCGCGCTTTACGATAAAAAAGTCGCCGAGCTCCACGCGCTCATGAACAGGCTCGGGAACGAGTTCGCCGACACGGCGCGCGACCTCGCCCTCGAGCTCGACCAGGACGAGCGCAAGGCCCTGGCCGAAGTCATCATGAAGAGGCGCGGCGGCAAACACGTATACAAGGAAAGGCGGGACGATCCCCCGGGCAAGCCGGGGCCCGGACCCGCAGACAGCGAAGATGAATAA
- a CDS encoding isoprenylcysteine carboxylmethyltransferase family protein, with protein sequence MNNVTHGAPGADRPDVLALPPLILLGFVACGLLANQFYALPFVSGNARYVTGAVLAALPFLITALAMKEMGKAGTNIDVRKPATAIVTGGIYGVTRNPMYLSMVLILAAGGFLLNNLWLLIAVPIFVAVMQKWVIQREERYLEKKFGGVYTAYKSRVRRWL encoded by the coding sequence ATGAATAACGTCACACACGGTGCGCCGGGGGCCGACCGCCCCGACGTGCTCGCCCTCCCGCCCCTCATACTCCTCGGGTTCGTCGCCTGCGGTCTCCTCGCAAACCAGTTTTACGCCCTCCCGTTCGTAAGCGGAAATGCGCGCTACGTAACGGGGGCCGTCCTCGCAGCCCTCCCCTTTCTCATTACCGCCCTCGCGATGAAGGAGATGGGAAAGGCCGGCACGAACATCGACGTCCGCAAACCCGCGACGGCCATCGTCACGGGCGGCATATATGGCGTCACCCGGAACCCCATGTATCTCTCCATGGTGCTCATACTCGCCGCCGGCGGGTTTTTGCTCAACAACCTTTGGCTCCTGATTGCCGTCCCGATATTCGTCGCCGTCATGCAGAAGTGGGTCATCCAGCGCGAGGAGCGCTATCTCGAAAAGAAGTTCGGCGGCGTCTACACGGCCTACAAATCCCGCGTCCGCCGCTGGCTCTAG
- a CDS encoding DUF1398 family protein, which translates to MFNRNTIEEIAVKSKAGKWSYPKIFNALKAAGVEYYETSVSTHEIFYHGSGESWAEPAPEGFVTLEVNPVFDAAGVRDAILRNQRKETNYTEFLRGIAAAGCTHYRVDMSTREIAYMGGKGEAYIERVPDFKE; encoded by the coding sequence ATGTTCAACCGAAACACGATCGAAGAAATAGCAGTAAAGAGCAAGGCCGGGAAATGGTCCTACCCCAAAATTTTCAACGCCCTGAAAGCCGCCGGAGTGGAATACTACGAAACGTCGGTATCGACGCACGAGATCTTCTACCACGGCTCGGGCGAGTCGTGGGCGGAGCCCGCGCCCGAGGGATTCGTGACGCTCGAAGTGAATCCGGTGTTCGACGCCGCAGGCGTCAGGGACGCGATACTCCGTAACCAGAGGAAAGAAACGAACTACACGGAATTCCTCCGGGGCATAGCCGCTGCGGGATGCACGCATTACAGGGTGGACATGAGCACCCGCGAGATAGCCTACATGGGCGGCAAGGGCGAAGCGTATATCGAAAGAGTCCCCGACTTCAAGGAATGA